AGAGCCCCTCCTCATTTCCTCAGACCTCACTATAGCAGAACATACTCAGCAACACCTAAAATTCCTCAAAATTTGCCAGGTGCTGCCCCTCCGTGAAGGGACTGTACCACCTCCCCCCTCCCATGCCAGGCCCCATGGGCCCTACCCCAACTGCTGGTGTCTCCTCTGCTGTGAGGGGGAGCAAATACAGAGGCAACAAACAGACACAAAGACAGACCCTTTATTGGAATCATGCTGAGAGGGcccagcaggcacagcccccTTGAATGGGGCACGGGGGTTACAGGGGTCTGGGGCACCCAGGAAGACAATcctgggggctgctcctggAGGCAAAGGTGGAGGAAGGTTCAGCTGCGCTCCTCCAAGCTCAGGCGGTCAAATAGGTACTCGCCGAGGCCAGCCGAGGCCCCCCCAAGCCCAGTGGGGCCAGCGGTGAGCCGTCGCAGGTTGGTGGCATGGTCCCCCAGCGCCTTGATGGCCTTCACTTGCTCGTCCAGGTAGTGGGACTCCAGGAAGTCACAAAGCTGTGGGACAAAGGGAGATCAGGCAGGGCGGAGGGAGGTGAGGGGCCCCCAGGAGCAGCCGGTGATTCCAAGGACGCTGGGAAGAGAGAGCCCCAGGGTGGTCCCAAGGCACAGCGAAAAGGGAGGAAGCGGGAGCATGCTGGGGCATCGTGCCCTTGAGAgggcggggggggtggggcgCAAAACCAGAGCACCACTTACGTGGGGGTCCCCCTTCTCGGCAGCCAGGCCGTGGAGGTCCAGCAGCGCTTGGTTCACAgacttctccagctgcagcgCCGCTTCCACCGCCTCCAGCGCCGACCCCCAGGTGTCCCGTTCCGGCTTCTGCAGGGCACGGACCGTAACCCCGAAGGGCCTGAGACCCCAGGCAGACCCACCGTCTCCCCAACCACGGCCCCCGACCCCAGCACGCACCTTGATATCCTGCAGGAGAACACGGCCCCCGCGGCGCGTCTGGAAAC
The window above is part of the Hirundo rustica isolate bHirRus1 unplaced genomic scaffold, bHirRus1.pri.v3 scaffold_181_arrow_ctg1, whole genome shotgun sequence genome. Proteins encoded here:
- the LOC120747719 gene encoding ferritin heavy chain A-like, translating into MDSQIRQNYHRDCEAAVNRMANMELYASYVYLSMGFYFERDDVALSRLARFFLEQSREEREHAEGLLRFQTRRGGRVLLQDIKKPERDTWGSALEAVEAALQLEKSVNQALLDLHGLAAEKGDPHLCDFLESHYLDEQVKAIKALGDHATNLRRLTAGPTGLGGASAGLGEYLFDRLSLEERS